One Rosa chinensis cultivar Old Blush chromosome 3, RchiOBHm-V2, whole genome shotgun sequence DNA window includes the following coding sequences:
- the LOC112194285 gene encoding F-box/kelch-repeat protein At3g23880: MARKDELEKRRQRNQLVPSACGGCVLKRPPFDDEYYYQSLDTGSLKNDIIIEILKRLPAKSLLRFRAVCKSWCAFISNSSHFSRKHLSHAVTDSSSFRVLYSLMPPLSVDCEALLKKDGPVQGRKLKLPNRYKQHRRTTGSLKREVANIVVGSCNGLICLLLKWGYVVLWNPCTRKVNKLPKQTHVKTHQTFYGFGYDSCTERYKIILGDMPSMPKTLAHTAIFTTSWRNFDDVQIHNEIYGRGCLLNGALHWIESAQWDAIEDDHSGPSRLSIISFDLAEEKFQKLVSLPSLVTQDTSAKVWTSRDSIFVCFWNGTVRTETKLTIWEMKEYGIEDSWTNVGHISFNSHPECYWPLKFFEDGNFLMTICGGLLVYDPEKKTIRSNSDLPILYMETLVSPFTS; this comes from the coding sequence ATGGCAAGGAAAGATGAACTCGAGAAGCGGCGGCAGCGGAACCAACTGGTTCCCTCGGCTTGCGGTGGCTGTGTGCTTAAACGTCCTCCTTTTGACGACGAGTACTACTACCAGTCGCTAGATACTGGTTCCCTCAAAAACGATATTATCATTGAGATACTGAAAAGGCTACCAGCCAAGTCTTTATTGCGATTTCGTGCTGTATGCAAgtcatggtgtgctttcatctCTAATTCTTCTCATTTTAGTAGGAAGCATCTAAGTCACGCAGTCACCGATAGCAGCAGCTTCCGGGTCCTTTATTCATTGATGCCTCCCCTCTCCGTAGACTGCGAAGCTTTATTGAAGAAAGATGGTCCTGTTCAAGGCAGAAAGCTTAAACTACCCAACCGTTACAAACAGCACCGGCGAACGACTGGCAGTTTAAAACGTGAGGTTGCGAATATTGTTGTGGGTTCTTGCAATGGCTTGATATGTCTTCTATTAAAATGGGGCTACGTTGTCTTATGGAACCCTTGTACTAGAAAAGTCAACAAATTACCAAAGCAAACTCATGTTAAGACACATCAAACGTTTTACGGTTTCGGCTACGATTCCTGCACTGAAAGGTACAAGATCATTCTGGGGGACATGCCCTCGATGCCTAAAACATTAGCCCATACGGCAATTTTTACAACATCATGGAGGAATTTTGATGACGTTCAAATTCATAACGAAATATATGGTCGTGGATGCTTACTAAACGGAGCTCTACATTGGATAGAGAGTGCCCAATGGGATGCCATCGAGGATGACCATAGTGGCCCATCAAGATTGAGTATCATCTCTTTTGATTTGGCAGAGGAGAAATTTCAGAAGCTGGTGTCGTTACCCTCTCTTGTAACTCAAGATACGAGCGCAAAAGTTTGGACTTCTAGAGATTCTATCTTTGTATGCTTTTGGAATGGTACAGTCCGTACAGAGACAAAATTGACAATATGGGAGATGAAGGAATATGGGATTGAGGATTCCTGGACCAATGTTGGGCATATTTCATTCAACAGTCATCCCGAGTGTTATTGGCCGCTGAAATTTTTTGAGGATGGTAACTTTTTGATGACTATATGCGGGGGCTTGCTAGTATATGATCCGGAGAAGAAGACAATCAGATCTAACAGTGATTTGCCCATCTTGTACATGGAGACTTTAGTTTCACCATTCACCAGCTGA
- the LOC112194286 gene encoding uncharacterized protein LOC112194286 — protein sequence MALRWRFDGGLEITAGHNTWRSGSDGSGGDGPGLDGSLWSSFGDHYNLKFDDEEDPIVVFDLEMEEFRRLRLPFPKVEGDDSRYGSLVASGSVDFWVMERYGDNDSWNMLYSFRISNESPIKFLKPLVVAESSQVLVRCSTAAELELVRIRGQEEEKCGTYMNEAEQMLLKVWKIENWIDRGRRLRQ from the exons ATGGCGCTGCGATGGCGGTTCGACGGTGGTCTGGAGATAACAGCGGGGCATAACACTTGGCGGTCCGGCAGCGATGGCAGTGGTGGGGACGGGCCAGGCTTGGATGGCAGCTTATGGTCTTCCTTCGGAGACC ACTACAATCTCAAGTTTGATGACGAGGAGGATCCTATTGTTGTCTTTGATTTGGAGATGGAGGAGTTTCGGAGACTGCGGCTTCCGTTTCCTAAGGTTGAAGGAGATGACAGT CGTTATGGAAGTCTTGTTGCTTCTGGTTCTGTTGATTTTTGGGTCATGGAAAGGTATGGAGACAATGACTCGTGGAACATGCTTTATAGCTTTAGGATTTCCAACGAGTCTCCGATTAAGTTTCTGAAGCCACTTGTAGTTGCAGAGAGTAGTCAAGTTCTTGTGAGATGTTCTACTGCTGCAGAGCTGGAGTTGGTAAGGATTCGTGGACAAGAAGAGGAGAAGTGTGGTACCTATATGAATGAGGCCGAGCAAATGTTATTGAAAGTCTGGAAAATAGAAAACTGGATCGATCGGGGTCGCCGGCTTCGGCagtaa